From Rana temporaria chromosome 5, aRanTem1.1, whole genome shotgun sequence:
CTCCTTATGCTGTTGCATATGTAGCCAAGTACGACCTTGCTGTCGGTGTAGTACTTAACCTGATCAATTTCAGCGTCCATTTCATTTTGCAGGAATTCTGCGACTTCGACGGCTAGGGTTGCgccacacaattctaatcttggaATAGTGTGAGCAGGTTTTGGAGCTAACTTGGCTCTTCCTAGTAGAAAACCGACATTGGATCTCCCGGAGGGATCTATGATCTTGAGGTAAGCCACGGCCGCTATAGCCTCGGTAGATGCATCGCAAAAGACGTGAATCTCTTTCCTCAGACTTCTTGAAGTTGAAGTGGGTGAATAGCAGCGTGGGATATTAAGTTCTTTCAGTACTTTCATGGagtttctccatttctcccatttaGGCAACAGGTCTGGTGCTGGTTCAGCGTGAAGGTTATCTAAAATCTTCTGCATAAATGCTAGAAAGTGCTCTTGCATCTCTGGTTTGTTACAGAGAGTTTTCTTAAGTGCAGCAAATCTGGTTAAAGATTGTCCTCGATTGTTAGGGAGAGTAAGCCTTGGTACTCGGAAGGGTAATGGAGCTACCCAACTGTTGGAATTGTCCTTGAAGAACTCTTCATCCATAATCTTGATGAACTCCTTGTCTTCGACTGAAGGGGCAATCTTGTTGTCATCGCAAGTAGTCTGGTACACTGAATCACCAAGGTCCTTCTGAGAAGTGAGCTTGCAGTTTATACCTTGGAGTGCTTGATatggaactttgtttttaaaatcaAGTCTTTCCTTCGCATAATAATGCGATGGACATTTCATTGACCGATAGACAACATTGGTTTTGTAGGAAGCTACATCCAAGAGCTTGTGAGATTGGTCTAAACAGACTTCTCCTATTATCACCCATCCAAGATCAAGTTTCTGGGCCTGAGGAGCATCGTCTGGACCGTTACATAACTCTCTTATTTTATGGACTCTAGGAACGTCTCTCCCTAGTAGAATCAAGATCTTAACATCCTTGTTAAGTGGTGGAATGTAGTCAGCAATGTGGCTTAAATGGGGGTAATGACGTGCAGCCTCTGGTGTGGGGATTTCTTCTCTGTTGTTCGGTAGCTGATCACATTCGATTAGAGTTGGAAGAGGAAACTCTATGTCCTCATATTCTGATGCCACTATGAAGCCATGGGCTCTTCTTCCAGAAGTATTGATCTTTCCTGCACATGTCTGCAAGGTATAGGACCAGGCCTCTCCATGAATGTTGAATAGGTCAAAGAATTCTGGACTGGCCAATGAGCGATTGCTCTGATCATCGagtatggcatacatttttatggaattttgtggGCATCCTTCAGGAAAAACCCTTACAAGACATATCTTGCTACAAGACTTGCTATGAAGCCCTTCTCCACATACCTCTGTACACCTTGTGGTTACGGGGTTGGCGTGTTGCTCAGTTCTCTCCCCGCCATCATCTGATGTAGGCTTGGGGTTGCTGCCGGGTGAAGGTTTCCTTTTGAACAGGTCTGAATGAAGAGCGTCCACATGTTTGGCACTGTTGCACAGAGAACATCTGATGGTGATCTTACAGTCTCTTGCTAAATGATCGGAGGATGCACAACACTTGAAACAGATATTATGCTCTTTGAGAAATGACTTGCGTTCTTCAATAGGCTTGTCCTTAAATGCACGGCATTTGGAGAGAGAATGTGGCGCATTATGGATAGGACACTGTTGATTAAGATTGCTTGCCTTTATGCCTGTAGCCAAGACGTTGGATGCTACCTCTGTCTTCCTCACGGCAATAGGATACTTTAAATCCTTGAATTTACTGTTGGTGGCAATAccccttgaagtggttaaaggagtggtggttgtatctggatagaagaagcttgggtcattcttggattttgcaaccttccgcacgaactctgcaaaataagaaaagggagggaaggaaacaTGATGTTCATACTTATATTTTGATCCTACACTAGTCCACTTTCCCTGAAGATAACTAGGCAACCTTGCTACAATAGGGTTCACGCCCTGAGCAGTGTCTAAATAGCTAAGACCTGGTAAACTAGGATCTAGCTTAGCAATTTCAAGTTCATGAAGGAGGTCGCCTAACTCTCTAAGCTTATGATTGTCCTTAACAGAGATCTTAGGAAAGTCGTTTAGTCTCTGGAATAAGGCAGATTCAATGACTTCGGGACTCCCATAGTCTTGATCTAGACGTTCCCAGGCAGCATCAAGGCCTGCGTTAAAGTTATAGATGTAAACAGATTTAAGTCTCTTTACTTGTTCTGAAGATTGTCGCCCCGAATACTTTATTAGTAAATCGAGTTCTGCTTGAGGTTCAACGGGCAAGCTCTTGATTACCGCCTTAAATGTAGATCTCCAACTCCTGTAGTTCTCTGGGCGGTCATCAAATTTATACAGTCCAGTTGTGATCAATTCTTGTAAAGCCATACTCTTGCTGAGCTCCGTAGCGTTGATGCCTTCAGTTTTTATAGCCACCGGGGATACTGATGGTGCGCCGACTTGAGCCATGGTTGGTATCTGaagttggctggttggtggagCGAAAAGTGTTGCAGATGGGTTCAATCTAGGTAAGGGTCTGATGTCTGAAGGTCTCTGAGCATTTGAAGTTGAAGAGAACTGTATCACAGGGGTCATAGAGTTCATCTTGTAGTCTTTTGCTGTACCCTTGTAATCTCTATTCGCATAGGGTGGCACGTGAGCCGCGTAGGTTGACTCACTTGATTTTGTGACATGCGGTAGTTGCGGAGTGTCTCTGTTAGCAGGTGTGTCTAGTTGACCAGCTTGATTTTGTGACACGTTGCCTTCTGGTCCACATGCTGGATGATTATGAGAAAAATCTCCAACTGTAGGTGGGACTGTGATGTCGTGGTTCTGGCTTAAGACGAACTGTAGGGTCCTTTCAATGGGGTCTTGACAAGCAGCCAAGCTGGGACaagctgcttcttcttcttccaataGGGCTTGTTCCAAGACAGATAATTCCGCCAATGCTACTTCCTTTTCTTTACTCTTCTGAAGGATTTCTAGCTGAGCCTCTAGCTGAGCCTCTGTTTCTGCTTGAATGCGTTTAGCTTCTGCTTTGATGGCTGCTTCTCTTTCAGAGCAGGCGgcttgaacctgggctgctgcGACCTTCTGGCGAGCTTTGACTATTTGGTCACTCAGTGTTGACCTTACAGAGCAGGACCGCAGTGACTTAGAAGAGGATTTATGATAGGAGCGGGCAGATCTAGAAGATTTTCCTGAGTGTCTGGAAGAAGCAGATTTACAGGAAGTAGTTTCATGTAGCTGTGCTAATCTACCTTCTATCTGTGCCTTTGCTTCAAGATATGTGCTATGCCTCTGCTGGTCAGTAGAAGTAAAGTCCTTTAATTCCACTGCGGCTTCCTCCATGCTGGAATGTGACAATAGGGAATAGAACTTTTCAGAAAGTCTTTTATAATTCTCAAATGCCTTCTTAACCCTTGAGAGAGCAGTGTTCAATTGCTCAGGATTGTTGCTAGTTTCATTAGCGTTTTTTTTACAACTTAAAGTCTTATGCCATAATGCAGTCAGGTTACTAGATGTTTCTTCCTTACTTTCTTCATAAACCTCTCTTGCCTTCAAGGATGGATGAGGGCCTCTAGCGGGACGAGCAGAATGAAGTAAGGAGTCTGCTTTATCTTGGTTAAATGCAGGTGACTCTGTGGGATCTCTATCAGACATAATGACAAGTGctgtagttttggtgtcttgttacaAATCTGCCAGAGCTGAGCTCTGTAGTGACTTCTGATATTAGGCAGATTGAACTGAGGAGCTGGATACTTGTGACATCTAGTGCAGCAACTGTTTCAGACTGGATGGCTCAGCTCACTGCACAGTTCACTATCACTTTATACAGGCAGGAATACACAGTTATTTCAGTAGATTCAGGTATTGGATTCACAACCAAAAACAGCTTGACAATGATAAATCCTAGGGACTTGATGAAGCTATGATACAGTCTTTGAGCAGTTCAAAAGGTACTTATTGCTCTCCAATAAAGGCAAAAGTCCGTGGCAGTGAACAGTTATGGAGCATTCAGTAGAAggctggcttcatacacagagtaATGCTTCTGGTGGCTGCAGCAGTGGCACACAGGCCTAACTCTCAGTGCACAGCCTGCAGATGGTATCCTGTGTTAGGATGTTTGTTCTTCACACACACATGTGGTTACTCACGTTTCTGAAGCTGCAGAGATAGCTGTGTGATGGATTCTTCTGGAAATTTACTGTTCTGTATCAGCatcggttgtacctgtgacaagcttcttgtagacccagtctgtaaggatgtatgcagcaggttgaatgatgactttaacagacagcttactcaatgaataaagactccagaggtgttttccaatgcttctttatgcttcaagataacaaggatataaacatagaggcttttccataggtaaatttccaatgaagatacacagctcccacactctgcagacttttcaagcaactaagcaaagatggggtttagagcaggaaatggtgggtgggagcaaccaaactagccagaacagcaggggggtaaggatcataccaaataacataataacataacatgtaataactgctagacagtaaaagctgcgtgACAGCACAGTGTGCCATACTTCACAGCCAGGCAGGTGACACATATTGTTTTCATGGTTCTGCTTTACCACTTCCTGTGTATCCTCTCACCTACTCACTAGACTAGACTGACTCAGCATCATCACCTCTGAGCCAGAAGGTGAttcaggaatagggatgagcttcgtattcgagtcgaactcatgttcgactcgaacatcgtaagttcgattgttcgtcgaattacgaatgttttgggccgttcgtgccaaattcgagttacctttcacagcccataattcactgcggcatcgcagtgcattgctggctgatgattggccaagaatgCACTATGatctgcatgcttggccaatcacagcttgcaataaacggagagacataattggccaagggtggctttggccagggtggctttggccaattatggctcagggggtttagtacacgccccacactataaaaggccgcctgcaggtcagccttgtgtagtgtgtt
This genomic window contains:
- the LOC120940698 gene encoding uncharacterized protein LOC120940698; its protein translation is MSDRDPTESPAFNQDKADSLLHSARPARGPHPSLKAREVYEESKEETSSNLTALWHKTLSCKKNANETSNNPEQLNTALSRVKKAFENYKRLSEKFYSLLSHSSMEEAAVELKDFTSTDQQRHSTYLEAKAQIEGRLAQLHETTSCKSASSRHSGKSSRSARSYHKSSSKSLRSCSVRSTLSDQIVKARQKVAAAQVQAACSEREAAIKAQLEILQKSKEKEVALAELSVLEQALLEEEEAACPSLAACQDPIERTLQFVLSQNHDITVPPTVGDFSHNHPACGPEGNVSQNQAGQLDTPANRDTPQLPHVTKSSESTYAAHVPPYANRDYKGTAKDYKMNSMTPVIQFSSTSNAQRPSDIRPLPRLNPSATLFAPPTSQLQIPTMAQVGAPSVSPVAIKTEGINATELSKSMALQELITTGLYKFDDRPENYRSWRSTFKAVIKSLPVEPQAELDLLIKYSGRQSSEQVKRLKSVYIYNFNAGLDAAWERLDQDYGSPEVIESALFQRLNDFPKISVKDNHKLRELGDLLHELEIAKLDPSLPGLSYLDTAQGVNPIVARLPSYLQGKWTSVGSKYKYEHHVSFPPFSYFAEFVRKVAKSKNDPSFFYPDTTTTPLTTSRGIATNSKFKDLKYPIAVRKTEVASNVLATGIKASNLNQQCPIHNAPHSLSKCRAFKDKPIEERKSFLKEHNICFKCCASSDHLARDCKITIRCSLCNSAKHVDALHSDLFKRKPSPGSNPKPTSDDGGERTEQHANPVTTRCTEVCGEGLHSKSCSKICLVRVFPEGCPQNSIKMYAILDDQSNRSLASPEFFDLFNIHGEAWSYTLQTCAGKINTSGRRAHGFIVASEYEDIEFPLPTLIECDQLPNNREEIPTPEAARHYPHLSHIADYIPPLNKDVKILILLGRDVPRVHKIRELCNGPDDAPQAQKLDLGWVIIGEVCLDQSHKLLDVASYKTNVVYRSMKCPSHYYAKERLDFKNKVPYQALQGINCKLTSQKDLGDSVYQTTCDDNKIAPSVEDKEFIKIMDEEFFKDNSNSWVAPLPFRVPRLTLPNNRGQSLTRFAALKKTLCNKPEMQEHFLAFMQKILDNLHAEPAPDLLPKWEKWRNSMKVLKELNIPRCYSPTSTSRSLRKEIHVFCDASTEAIAAVAYLKIIDPSGRSNVGFLLGRAKLAPKPAHTIPRLELCGATLAVEVAEFLQNEMDAEIDQVKYYTDSKVVLGYICNSIRRFYVYVANRVERIRKVSRPEQWNYVPTGLSPADIATRSVSAVVLTQTIWFSGPKFLSDQSSTNSKEDIDFHLVDPDTDPEIRPEVITLSSNICSRRNLEARRFKRFSSWKRLVKIIARLRHIAQTFRKPNQTSSCHGWHTCKESPNALEYENAELFVICLVQEEVFAEEIKCLRGNRPVSKSSPLFQLNPIIDNEGMLRVGGRLNKSNLLKDQKAHHIQWPVGLITKAITSDDGRVRSVEVRIVKDGASKTFLRPVTETVLIMPASKNSDSVLCEGVT